CCCCATCGCCGTCTCGATCTGGAAGACAGGGGTCGAATTCTCGTCTCGGGGATTGACGGTTTTGGGATTGACGATGATCGGGAGTTGGGGAAAACCGTGAGCATCGATAAAATCCCGCAGCTGCTGGAGATCGATCCAGATATTATTGGTATTGAAATATTTGAAGCGCTCGACATCCTGAAAGGCGTCGAGTTCCTCATCCGGACATTGGGCGATTTCCCGCAGGATGAGGCGCCCGTCCTTGTGCCGGGCCAAATGCCCGCCTTTGGTGTCCGCCCCGGTGCGCCGGCAGACCTCGATCATGAACGGAGTGCCACTGTCGGCAAACGCGCCCAGCAAACGGGAATCCACGACCGCGCCGAGATTGTCCGAATTGGAGACAAAGGCGTAGCGGTACCCGTCGCTCAAGAGCTGGTTGAGCAGACCCGAGGTTTCCAGGGCAGCGTAAATGTCGCCGTGGCCGGGAGGGTTCCACTCTAATTCCGGATCCTCGGGATAGGTCGCGGGCTCGAGAGTGTCCTGGCGGATCTTGGGGAATTTGTGCTGCAAAAACGTGAAGACGTCCTGACCGAGGCGGATCCCCTGCTGCTGCAGATAGTCGTTGGTCTCCTGATGCGTGGCAAAGCTGTCCATCAGCGCCAGCGGAATCGAATACTGCAACTGGCCGTCACACCCGTTGCACTGCATGACAATGACGTCGAGAAAATTATTGCCCTGTTTGACTTCCAGTAACGACTTGGCATACGGCATTCCCATACTCGTGCCCAGGCCGCCGTTGAGCTTGATCATGACTGTCTGATCCAGGGTATGACGACCATTTGTTCCCGCTTCAGCAGTAAGATCGTCCTGGTGCAAGAGATCATTGGCTTTATCCAGTGGACGGATCGCGGCCTCTGAGAGTTTGCCGGTGTGTCCCGAAGCCAATTGTTGGTAATACTCCCGAAACAAATCGATCAGTTCGGGACGCAGTCCGGCATTATGCATCTTTGCCGCAAAGGGCTGAAAATTGGCGGTGTCGGACATATGCTCTCCCTATCGGCTGTTTTTATTTACACTTTCGTATGTGGTATCCAAACCGGGGCAGCGTTGCAAGCACAAAAACGTTTTCAACAGGCCCTGCGGAGGAACCTGACCGACGGCACACATGGCCGCCGCGCGTAGCAGATCCAGACCATGAATGCCGGAGCGGGAAGGCAAACGGCCTGATTCGTGGCCCCTCTTGCTTTTTCCGCGCACTTCCAGCTACACATTGGCCGGCGTAGCAGAACCTTGTGCCGCCAGGAAAAACACCCCATCGCGAACCACAAGCACGGCGCGAAGGCCGGGGTGCTGAGCAGGCACACAATCGCTCCGCGCTGCCTTCTGGCCGGGGCGCTCAACACAAATGGTCATTTCCACGGAGTTTGCATGGATACGATCCTTGTCACCGGAGGCGCCGGATACATCGGCTCCCATACCACCCTCGCTCTGCTCGAAAAAGGCTATCGCGTCGTGGTTTACGACAACCTCAGTACCGGCCAGGAAGACGCTGTCCTGCCACCGGCGCGCCTCGTGGTCGGCGATTTGGAGGACACCGAACGCCTGACCCGGCTCATGCAGGAAGAACAATTCAGCGCGGTCATCCATTTTGCGGCCCATATCGTGGTCCCGGAATCAGTCCAGCAGCCGCTGAAATACTATTCCAACAACACGAGCAACACCACCAATCTCATCCGATTGGCCGCGGCCCACAGCATCCCGCATTTTGTCTTCTCCTCCACCGCTGCCGTATACGGGCTGCCCGAGTCCAGCCCGGTCTCTGAACAGACCCAGCTCGACCCCATCAATCCCTATGGCCGGAGCAAACTCATGAGCGAATGGGTCCTGGAGGACACGGCGGCCGCCCAGGATTCACTGCGCCACTGCACCTTGCGCT
The sequence above is drawn from the Desulfohalobium retbaense DSM 5692 genome and encodes:
- a CDS encoding UTP--glucose-1-phosphate uridylyltransferase, with translation MSDTANFQPFAAKMHNAGLRPELIDLFREYYQQLASGHTGKLSEAAIRPLDKANDLLHQDDLTAEAGTNGRHTLDQTVMIKLNGGLGTSMGMPYAKSLLEVKQGNNFLDVIVMQCNGCDGQLQYSIPLALMDSFATHQETNDYLQQQGIRLGQDVFTFLQHKFPKIRQDTLEPATYPEDPELEWNPPGHGDIYAALETSGLLNQLLSDGYRYAFVSNSDNLGAVVDSRLLGAFADSGTPFMIEVCRRTGADTKGGHLARHKDGRLILREIAQCPDEELDAFQDVERFKYFNTNNIWIDLQQLRDFIDAHGFPQLPIIVNPKTVNPRDENSTPVFQIETAMGAAVAAFPGALAVQVNRDRFIPVKKTNDLLAVWSDCYIFTPDCRIVPNPERRLGTIVIKLDSTYFKKIEQLTERFQHGAPSLVACSSLTIHGDFAFGPNVVCRDDVVLENRGTEQVVIPEGTVLEGKQVWGA
- the galE gene encoding UDP-glucose 4-epimerase GalE; protein product: MDTILVTGGAGYIGSHTTLALLEKGYRVVVYDNLSTGQEDAVLPPARLVVGDLEDTERLTRLMQEEQFSAVIHFAAHIVVPESVQQPLKYYSNNTSNTTNLIRLAAAHSIPHFVFSSTAAVYGLPESSPVSEQTQLDPINPYGRSKLMSEWVLEDTAAAQDSLRHCTLRYFNVAGADPQGRLGQSTPNATHLIKVACQAALGKREALAIYGTDYPTFDGTGVRDYIHVSDLADVHVRALEYLEQGGASATLNCGYGHGYSVRQIADTVREVSGVDFPVHETQRREGDPAELIADPGRLQTTFEWQPRYDDVATIVRTALDWERKLDHL